One Triticum dicoccoides isolate Atlit2015 ecotype Zavitan chromosome 5B, WEW_v2.0, whole genome shotgun sequence genomic window carries:
- the LOC119305491 gene encoding uncharacterized protein LOC119305491, with product MAGRRRGQRSKNKLKTASRSDIPSGPTTVHQIPDHLLELVLLRVGSSVALVRAAFTCKRWLRLVADTSFLARFRSLHAAHVAGHYHVVDRPYREKLPPDGNNQVFVPDPTAADAIDRRHFSLDFLPECDGSSSWELADSRGSLLLFYMARTDWTGQLRFPDLVVCEPLSRRYQGIAYPPAMRRHLCFGAFLLDGSAVDETGGCNGMSNFRVIVAVYEYVAHARAAPRACVFSSGADGGWSLGQRAAGSGGVPLSWFGLINFVGRTRWSLYWTMERDGVVLSLDESTLEFSLVMFPDAVVGWRDELSTFWVIGGEDGAVRVVRMINRDLTVFAQLQGSGEWVTEKVVRLRPADIVAANERYILLTPRGETCLFSVELDTLQTESTHERNRYAGAAYPYELPWPPVLQACCAADDRRRRRCR from the coding sequence ATGGCTGGCCGCCGGCGAGGACAGCGCAGCAAAAACAAGCTCAAGACAGCGTCGAGGAGCGACATCCCGTCAGGGCCGACAACCGTCCACCAAATCCCCGATCACCTCCTCGAGCTCGTGCTCCTCCGCGTCGGCTCTTCCGTCGCCCTCGTCCGAGCCGCCTTCACCTGCAAGCGCTGGCTCCGCCTTGTCGCGGACACCTCATTCCTGGCTCGGTTCCGCTCCCTCCACGCAGCCCACGTCGCCGGTCACTACCACGTCGTCGACCGGCCCTACCGCGAGAAGCTGCCGCCCGACGGGAACAACCAGGTGTTCGTGCCAGACCCCACGGCTGCCGACGCCATCGACAGACGCCACTTCTCCCTCGATTTCCTCCCGGAATGCGATGGCTCCTCGTCCTGGGAGCTCGCCGACAGCCGCGGCAGCCTCCTCCTCTTTTACATGGCGAGAACAGACTGGACGGGGCAGCTTCGCTTCCCGGACCTCGTCGTCTGCGAGCCGCTCTCGCGACGGTACCAGGGGATCGCCTACCCGCCGGCGATGCGTCGCCACCTGTGCTTCGGCGCGTTCCTGCTCGACGGCAGCGCCGTCGACGAGACGGGTGGCTGCAACGGCATGTCAAACTTCCGGGTGATCGTCGCGGTCTACGAATACGTCGCGCATGCCCGTGCCGCACCCCGGGCCTGCGTGTTCTCCTCGGGCGCCGACGGCGGTTGGAGCTTGGGGCAGCGCGCGGCCGGCAGCGGCGGCGTCCCCCTCTCGTGGTTTGGCTTAATCAATTTCGTAGGGCGCACGCGCTGGTCGCTCTACTGGACGATGGAGCGCGACGGCGTCGTGCTCTCTCTCGATGAGTCCACCCTGGAGTTCTCGCTCGTCATGTTCCCGGATGCCGTCGTGGGGTGGCGGGACGAGTTGTCAACCTTCTGGGTCATCGGCGGCGAAGACGGCGCGGTGCGCGTCGTCCGCATGATCAACAGAGACCTCACGGTCTTTGCGCAGCTCCAGGGCAGCGGCGAGTGGGTGACGGAGAAGGTCGTGAGGCTGCGGCCAGCCGACATTGTCGCGGCCAATGAGAGGTACATCCTCTTGACGCCCAGGGGGGAGACCTGCCTTTTCTCCGTCGAGCTCGACACGCTGCAGACGGAGAGCACGCACGAGAGGAATAGGTACGCGGGAGCGGCGTACCCGTACGAGCTGCCCTGGCCACCGGTCCTGCAGGCTTGCTGTGCTGCCGATGACCGGCGCCGAAGGAGATGCCGCTGA